A stretch of the Corynebacterium maris DSM 45190 genome encodes the following:
- a CDS encoding DUF4040 family protein yields MLLLILALLLATVALAPLAARLLGRNAGWALSVPLLASAVLAAVTYVPSSSGAPHTESLTWLPSLGANLTVRIDGLSLIFLMLVLIIGAGVLIYSTRYLGKGRPSSFYFYISGFAAAMSLLVLTDDLMVFYVAWELTTFCSFFLIADAGEKGRQPAIRTLLVTVFGGLLLLTATVIMAVTTSSMRISEILVDPVWTDSPGLTAIVAVLLAGAAFTKSAQFPFQAWLPDSMVAIAPVSAYLHAAAMVKAGIYLILRYTPMLGEVAVWNVLLISVGLFTALFGAMTAIRRDDLKELLAYSTMSQLGLLVAVVGIGTPTAVAAAITHTIAHAIFKAALFMSVGIVEHETGTRSYAQLRTMRLKTPVTKAIVVVSALSMAGVPLFFGFISKEYLLQAGVAAEFPPSAVVLIVAAITVTSMFTFAYSLRYIIGVFGGTTKTLAEVDEPVTVREAAPTFWLVPALLSLATVVFGLLPWLLENPVADASSAAAGQPYEPGLALWHGFTVPLGLSALIIAVGALLVVYSGQVGQALRAYRAPIRGVDAVEYLRQGTIDLGAKLVTGPSGTTSMRRHLAAPMLGLLVIAVVGVWTLTDIPDVVADRSRPLDWIFVLIVALGVAASVSAKSRLTVVVVISIAGFGVTLWFFSLGAADVATTQLTVEILTVVILVLILRRLPDRFTPETKAANVSSIALAAALGVAAMLAVLALTGRREKSAAAEYYLREAENVTGGSNIVNTILVEFRALDTLGELTVLGFAGIGIYALLKSRPLLPARPALMDEASPVRSALANSVFLRVTTRLIGPLIIVISVLLFFRGHNETGGGFVAALVGAAGFGLLYLSAPTDRAAKVKWPFLALIGAGVAVGAATGLVGYLAGSFLEPIQFEVFGLAQTTSLVFDLGVYLAVVGMVLTAVNMLGGVQDPGSPDAPLEREPEDHEPDPMDTAPVVGSTAASAVSGTEGIDR; encoded by the coding sequence ATGTTATTACTCATTCTCGCGTTACTTCTCGCGACGGTGGCATTGGCTCCGCTGGCGGCCCGGCTCCTCGGGCGCAACGCCGGTTGGGCGTTGTCTGTCCCGTTGCTGGCCAGCGCCGTGCTGGCGGCGGTGACCTACGTGCCGTCGTCAAGCGGGGCGCCGCACACCGAAAGCCTGACTTGGTTGCCCTCCCTGGGGGCGAACCTGACCGTCCGCATCGACGGCCTCTCCCTGATTTTTCTCATGCTGGTGCTCATCATCGGCGCCGGCGTGCTGATCTACAGCACCCGCTACCTGGGGAAGGGGCGCCCCTCCTCCTTCTACTTCTACATCAGCGGATTCGCCGCCGCGATGTCGCTGCTCGTGCTCACCGACGACCTCATGGTCTTCTACGTCGCCTGGGAGCTGACCACCTTCTGCTCGTTCTTCCTCATCGCGGACGCGGGGGAGAAGGGACGCCAACCGGCGATCCGCACGCTGCTGGTCACCGTCTTCGGCGGACTGCTGCTGCTGACGGCCACCGTCATCATGGCCGTGACCACCTCGTCGATGCGCATCAGCGAGATCCTCGTCGACCCGGTCTGGACCGACAGCCCCGGGCTGACCGCGATCGTCGCCGTGCTGCTGGCCGGCGCCGCGTTCACCAAGTCCGCCCAGTTTCCCTTCCAGGCCTGGCTGCCGGACTCCATGGTCGCCATCGCCCCAGTCTCTGCCTACCTGCACGCCGCCGCCATGGTCAAGGCCGGCATCTATCTCATTCTGCGGTACACGCCGATGCTCGGTGAGGTGGCCGTCTGGAACGTCCTGCTGATCAGCGTCGGACTGTTCACCGCGTTGTTCGGGGCGATGACCGCGATCCGCCGCGACGACTTAAAGGAACTGTTGGCGTACTCGACCATGAGCCAACTGGGCCTGCTCGTGGCGGTCGTCGGCATCGGCACCCCCACCGCCGTGGCCGCTGCCATCACCCACACCATCGCCCACGCTATTTTCAAGGCGGCGCTGTTCATGTCCGTCGGCATCGTCGAGCACGAAACCGGCACCCGCAGCTACGCCCAGTTGCGCACGATGCGGTTGAAGACGCCGGTGACCAAGGCCATCGTGGTCGTCTCCGCGCTGTCGATGGCCGGCGTCCCGCTGTTCTTCGGCTTCATCAGCAAGGAATACCTCCTGCAGGCCGGCGTCGCCGCGGAATTCCCGCCGAGCGCCGTGGTCCTCATCGTCGCGGCGATCACCGTGACCTCGATGTTCACCTTCGCCTACTCGCTGCGCTACATCATCGGCGTCTTCGGCGGCACGACAAAGACCCTCGCCGAGGTCGACGAGCCCGTCACGGTGCGGGAGGCCGCGCCGACTTTCTGGCTGGTCCCCGCGCTGCTGTCCCTCGCCACGGTCGTCTTCGGGCTGCTGCCGTGGCTGTTGGAAAACCCCGTCGCCGACGCCTCCTCCGCAGCGGCCGGCCAACCCTATGAACCGGGGCTGGCCCTGTGGCACGGCTTCACCGTCCCGTTGGGCCTGTCGGCGCTCATCATCGCCGTCGGCGCCCTCCTGGTGGTCTACTCCGGGCAGGTCGGCCAGGCGCTGCGCGCCTACCGGGCCCCGATCCGGGGCGTCGACGCGGTGGAATACCTGCGCCAAGGCACCATCGATCTGGGCGCGAAGCTGGTCACCGGACCCAGCGGCACGACCTCCATGCGCCGCCACCTGGCGGCCCCGATGCTGGGCCTGCTGGTCATCGCCGTGGTCGGCGTGTGGACCCTGACGGACATCCCCGACGTCGTCGCGGACCGCTCGCGGCCGCTGGACTGGATCTTCGTGCTCATCGTCGCCCTCGGCGTCGCGGCGTCCGTCTCCGCGAAATCGCGGCTGACCGTCGTCGTGGTCATCAGCATCGCCGGTTTCGGCGTGACCCTGTGGTTCTTCAGCCTCGGCGCCGCGGACGTGGCCACCACCCAGCTGACGGTGGAGATCCTCACCGTGGTCATCCTCGTACTCATCCTGCGTCGCCTGCCGGACCGCTTCACGCCGGAGACCAAGGCCGCCAACGTCAGCTCCATCGCCCTGGCCGCGGCCCTGGGCGTGGCGGCGATGCTCGCCGTGTTGGCGCTGACCGGCCGCCGCGAGAAGTCGGCCGCCGCCGAATACTATCTGCGCGAAGCCGAGAACGTCACCGGCGGTTCGAACATCGTCAACACCATCCTGGTGGAGTTCCGTGCCCTGGATACCCTCGGCGAACTGACCGTCCTGGGCTTTGCCGGCATCGGCATCTACGCGCTGCTGAAGTCGCGCCCGCTGCTGCCGGCCCGCCCCGCGCTGATGGACGAGGCCTCCCCGGTGCGCAGCGCACTGGCGAACTCCGTGTTCCTGCGCGTGACCACCCGCCTGATCGGCCCGCTGATCATCGTGATCTCCGTGCTGTTGTTCTTCCGCGGACACAACGAAACCGGCGGCGGCTTCGTCGCCGCCCTGGTGGGCGCGGCCGGATTCGGCCTGCTGTATCTGTCTGCGCCGACGGACCGGGCGGCGAAGGTCAAGTGGCCGTTCCTGGCGTTGATCGGCGCCGGCGTCGCCGTCGGCGCCGCCACCGGGCTGGTCGGTTACCTGGCGGGCTCTTTCCTCGAGCCGATCCAGTTCGAGGTCTTCGGCCTGGCCCAGACGACCTCCCTGGTCTTCGACCTCGGCGTGTACCTGGCGGTGGTGGGCATGGTGCTCACCGCGGTCAACATGCTCGGCGGGGTCCAGGACCCCGGCTCACCGGACGCGCCGCTGGAGCGCGAGCCGGAAGACCATGAACCCGATCCGATGGACACGGCGCCGGTCGTCGGCAGCACCGCCGCGTCCGCCGTCTCCGGCACAGAAGGGATTGACCGATGA
- a CDS encoding cation:proton antiporter subunit C has product MTLALSVGLLVGGGVYLMMRRDMLRIALGFTLLSHGVNLMLISAGGTAWRDEPFGTHTDTATVADPLPQAFVLTAIVISFSISVLLFVTAAVGRRNDNTRPEIDEQDGDPARDPASEVKH; this is encoded by the coding sequence ATGACACTCGCACTTTCCGTGGGGTTGCTGGTCGGCGGCGGCGTGTATCTGATGATGCGCCGCGACATGCTGCGCATCGCCCTGGGATTCACGTTGCTCAGCCACGGCGTCAACCTGATGCTCATTTCCGCCGGCGGCACCGCCTGGCGCGACGAACCTTTCGGCACACACACGGACACGGCCACGGTGGCCGACCCGCTGCCGCAGGCTTTCGTCCTCACCGCCATCGTGATCTCGTTTTCCATCTCGGTGCTGCTGTTCGTCACCGCGGCCGTGGGCCGCCGCAACGACAACACCCGCCCAGAAATCGACGAGCAGGACGGCGACCCCGCCCGTGACCCCGCTTCGGAGGTGAAGCACTGA
- a CDS encoding P-II family nitrogen regulator, whose product MKLVTAVVKPFTLGEIHSALDRLGVSGMTATETLGYGRQRGHTEVYRGAEIATEFVTKIKVEVLISDAQLDEVCDAVIAAAHTGEVGDGKLWVTEVDRVVRVRTGETNEVAV is encoded by the coding sequence ATGAAACTCGTGACAGCAGTGGTCAAGCCCTTCACCCTCGGTGAAATCCATTCCGCCCTCGACCGGCTCGGCGTCTCCGGCATGACCGCCACCGAGACCCTCGGCTACGGCCGGCAACGCGGCCACACCGAGGTCTACCGCGGAGCGGAGATCGCCACCGAGTTCGTCACCAAGATCAAGGTGGAGGTTCTGATCTCGGACGCCCAGCTCGACGAGGTGTGCGACGCCGTGATCGCCGCGGCCCACACCGGCGAGGTCGGCGATGGCAAGCTCTGGGTCACCGAGGTAGACCGCGTCGTGCGCGTGCGCACCGGTGAAACCAACGAGGTGGCCGTCTGA
- a CDS encoding monovalent cation/H+ antiporter subunit D family protein, with protein MDTGMSHDTIGAMLALFVAVPLLAAGLLVIFRKVVWLQPVVLFAVLGASLAGALALIAELAGGEVIAHGVGNFAFGVAIPFAADMFTALMLTTTAILALLSAWFAAASGHLREPFFAPMVLVLMTGVYGALLTADAFNFFVFIEVMLLPSYGLYATTIHRRGGDLMLGGMRLYIAANLLASTTLLAGVAMVYATAGTVNLGQLAGAASEDPMVAIAMSIVLLAMLTKAAVVPVHSWLARTYAYTSPAMTALISGLHTKVAVYAIYRFYAVVFDGDTRFLWILVALFTATMLIGVLGAVGEKTTRSILVFHMISQLGYILMGVALFTELGLTAGIFYLVHHMLVKASLFLSTGAVEVKYGTGELDKVTDIARREPLIAVSFFAAALSLAGIPPFSGFVAKFSLMLGTFEAGRYIALAVMVIVSLITLLSMLKIWNGMFWGDPKTPAPDPAAGQDPDGEGATLGGGVALVTRTEETRTEDDTETAPRRRISLWLAAPAAILALLTLAIGLGGEVLLGWAETAAHGLMDTTGYVEAVSNS; from the coding sequence ATGGACACCGGAATGTCCCATGACACGATCGGCGCCATGTTGGCGCTGTTCGTCGCTGTGCCGCTGCTGGCGGCCGGCCTGCTGGTCATCTTTCGCAAGGTCGTCTGGCTGCAGCCGGTCGTCTTATTCGCCGTCCTCGGCGCGTCGTTGGCGGGAGCACTTGCCCTCATCGCCGAACTCGCCGGCGGGGAGGTCATCGCCCACGGGGTGGGCAACTTCGCCTTCGGCGTGGCGATCCCCTTCGCGGCCGACATGTTCACCGCGCTGATGCTGACCACCACCGCGATCCTCGCCCTGCTCAGCGCCTGGTTCGCCGCCGCCTCCGGGCACCTCCGCGAACCTTTCTTCGCGCCCATGGTGCTGGTGCTCATGACCGGCGTGTACGGTGCGCTGCTGACCGCGGACGCGTTCAACTTCTTCGTCTTCATCGAGGTCATGCTGCTGCCGTCCTACGGCCTGTACGCCACCACGATCCACCGCCGCGGCGGGGACCTCATGCTCGGCGGCATGCGCCTGTACATCGCCGCCAACCTGTTGGCGTCGACGACGCTGCTGGCCGGCGTCGCGATGGTCTACGCCACCGCCGGCACGGTCAACCTCGGCCAGCTGGCGGGCGCCGCCTCGGAAGACCCGATGGTGGCCATCGCCATGAGCATCGTGCTGCTGGCGATGCTGACGAAGGCGGCCGTCGTGCCCGTCCACAGCTGGCTGGCGCGGACCTACGCCTACACCTCGCCCGCGATGACGGCCCTGATCTCCGGGCTGCACACCAAGGTGGCGGTCTACGCGATCTACCGCTTCTACGCGGTGGTCTTCGACGGCGACACCCGCTTCCTGTGGATCCTGGTCGCCCTGTTCACCGCGACGATGCTCATCGGCGTGCTGGGTGCGGTGGGGGAGAAGACCACCCGCTCGATCCTGGTGTTCCACATGATCAGCCAGCTCGGCTACATCCTCATGGGCGTCGCGCTGTTCACGGAGCTGGGCCTGACCGCGGGCATCTTCTACCTGGTGCACCACATGCTGGTCAAGGCGTCGCTGTTCCTGTCCACCGGCGCCGTCGAGGTCAAATACGGCACCGGTGAACTGGACAAGGTCACCGACATCGCCCGCCGGGAGCCGCTCATCGCGGTGTCCTTCTTCGCGGCCGCGTTGTCGCTGGCGGGCATCCCGCCGTTCTCCGGCTTCGTGGCCAAGTTCTCCCTCATGCTGGGCACCTTCGAGGCCGGCCGCTACATCGCGCTGGCGGTCATGGTCATCGTCAGCCTGATCACGCTGCTGTCGATGCTCAAGATCTGGAACGGCATGTTCTGGGGCGATCCGAAGACCCCGGCCCCGGACCCGGCCGCCGGGCAAGACCCGGACGGCGAGGGCGCCACCTTAGGCGGCGGCGTCGCGCTGGTGACCCGCACCGAAGAAACCCGCACCGAGGACGACACTGAGACCGCCCCTCGTCGGCGCATCAGCCTGTGGTTGGCGGCCCCGGCGGCCATCCTCGCGCTGTTGACCCTGGCGATCGGGCTCGGCGGAGAAGTCCTGCTCGGCTGGGCGGAAACCGCCGCCCATGGCCTGATGGACACCACCGGCTACGTGGAGGCGGTGAGCAACTCCTAA